One stretch of Filifactor alocis ATCC 35896 DNA includes these proteins:
- the accD gene encoding acetyl-CoA carboxylase, carboxyltransferase subunit beta, which yields MGNFLKDRKSKFDLLKALRLQKKETYMQREVPSRLFSQCSGCNRTFPLKEKEDNQYICPYCGGYFPMPAEQRAKSILESGYEKIIFEDKTRNPLVFDGYEEKQETMRQKTALDEGVLCFRGKIGDSPTVLCVMDSRFFMGSMGSEVGERITFAFELATEEKCPVVVFCASGGARMQEGMYSLMQMAKTSAAAKRHSDSGQLFISCLTHPTTGGVTASFASLGDIILSEPKALIGFAGPRVIAQTMGKKLPDEFQKAEFLLEKGFVDHIVERKDMKQTLSFLLKLHRKEELV from the coding sequence ATGGGAAATTTTTTGAAAGACAGAAAATCAAAATTTGATCTTTTAAAAGCATTGAGGTTGCAGAAAAAGGAAACCTATATGCAAAGAGAAGTCCCAAGTCGGTTATTTTCTCAATGTAGTGGATGTAATCGCACCTTTCCTCTTAAGGAAAAAGAGGACAATCAATATATTTGTCCTTATTGCGGAGGGTATTTTCCGATGCCGGCAGAACAGAGAGCAAAGAGCATTTTGGAAAGCGGATATGAAAAAATCATATTTGAAGATAAGACAAGAAACCCTTTGGTATTTGACGGATATGAAGAAAAGCAAGAGACGATGAGACAGAAGACTGCTTTGGATGAAGGAGTCCTTTGTTTTCGTGGGAAGATAGGAGACAGCCCTACTGTTTTGTGTGTGATGGACAGTAGATTTTTTATGGGAAGTATGGGTTCGGAAGTAGGAGAGAGGATTACTTTTGCATTTGAACTTGCAACGGAAGAAAAATGTCCGGTCGTTGTGTTTTGTGCAAGCGGAGGAGCAAGAATGCAGGAAGGAATGTATTCTTTGATGCAGATGGCAAAAACTTCGGCAGCAGCAAAACGACATAGCGACAGCGGACAGTTGTTTATTTCCTGTTTAACACATCCGACAACAGGTGGAGTGACAGCAAGTTTTGCCAGTTTGGGAGATATTATACTATCTGAACCGAAAGCATTGATTGGATTTGCCGGTCCGAGAGTCATTGCACAAACAATGGGCAAAAAACTTCCCGATGAATTTCAAAAAGCTGAATTTTTGTTGGAAAAAGGATTTGTAGATCATATTGTCGAGAGAAAAGATATGAAACAGACACTTTCTTTTCTATTGAAGCTTCATCGTAAGGAGGAATTGGTTTGA
- the accC gene encoding acetyl-CoA carboxylase biotin carboxylase subunit encodes MFHRILIANRGEIAVRIIRACREMNIETVAVYSTEDKNALHVQMATESVCIGSARAKDSYLNIPNILSAALLKGCEAIHPGYGFLAENSEFAKMVEDCGLVFIGPSPEIISKMGDKQTARDTMKMHKVPVIPGSEDCIKDVDEAVSLAEQIGYPVIIKASAGGGGKGMRKVYRSEEMKKEFLSAKQEALSAFGNDAIYMERLIEGAKHVEVQVLADSFGNVIHLGERDCSLQRKNQKMIEEAPCRALTQELREQMGQAAVNAAKAVNYTSAGTIEFLLTKENEFFFMEMNTRVQVEHPVTEMITGIDIIKEQIRIAFGLPISVRQEEVMIRGHAIECRINAEDPKNGFMPSCGRVNVVHIPGGNGVRIDSSLYQDSAMSPYYDSMLGKLVVHGKTRQEAVRKMRRALEEFVIEGISTNVGLLYFMMYERAFLKGTYTTDFLEGNLDRIQNLMEQI; translated from the coding sequence ATGTTTCACAGAATTTTGATTGCCAATCGAGGAGAGATTGCAGTAAGAATCATTCGAGCTTGTCGAGAAATGAATATCGAAACAGTTGCCGTTTATTCGACAGAGGATAAGAATGCCTTGCATGTTCAAATGGCGACGGAATCTGTTTGCATCGGCAGCGCAAGAGCCAAGGACAGCTACCTCAATATCCCGAATATTTTGAGTGCGGCATTGCTCAAAGGCTGTGAGGCAATTCATCCGGGGTACGGATTTTTAGCCGAGAACAGTGAGTTTGCCAAGATGGTAGAAGACTGCGGTCTTGTTTTTATCGGACCTTCTCCTGAAATTATTTCCAAAATGGGAGATAAGCAGACAGCAAGAGACACAATGAAGATGCACAAAGTTCCCGTTATTCCGGGTTCTGAAGACTGTATCAAAGATGTGGATGAAGCGGTTTCTTTGGCGGAACAGATTGGATATCCTGTTATTATCAAAGCCTCTGCCGGTGGCGGAGGAAAAGGAATGCGCAAGGTGTATCGCAGCGAAGAGATGAAGAAGGAATTTTTGAGCGCAAAACAAGAGGCACTTTCTGCGTTTGGGAACGATGCAATCTATATGGAGAGATTGATTGAAGGAGCAAAGCATGTAGAAGTACAGGTGTTGGCAGATTCTTTCGGGAATGTGATTCACTTGGGTGAAAGAGATTGTTCTTTGCAAAGAAAAAATCAAAAGATGATTGAAGAGGCACCTTGCAGAGCGTTGACTCAAGAACTTAGGGAACAGATGGGTCAAGCTGCTGTCAATGCGGCAAAAGCGGTGAATTACACTTCCGCCGGAACAATTGAATTTCTATTGACAAAAGAAAATGAATTTTTCTTTATGGAGATGAATACAAGAGTACAGGTGGAACATCCTGTGACTGAGATGATTACAGGGATAGATATTATCAAGGAGCAGATTCGCATTGCATTCGGCTTGCCGATTTCCGTTCGACAAGAGGAAGTAATGATACGAGGACATGCGATTGAATGCAGAATCAATGCGGAAGATCCCAAAAACGGTTTTATGCCGTCTTGCGGACGAGTGAATGTGGTTCATATTCCGGGCGGAAACGGAGTCAGGATCGATTCTTCGTTGTATCAAGATAGTGCGATGAGTCCGTACTATGACTCTATGCTTGGAAAGTTGGTTGTTCACGGAAAGACGAGACAGGAAGCCGTAAGAAAGATGAGAAGAGCATTGGAGGAGTTTGTAATCGAAGGGATTTCCACTAATGTAGGATTACTGTATTTTATGATGTATGAAAGAGCCTTTTTGAAAGGAACTTATACAACTGATTTTTTGGAGGGTAATTTGGACAGAATCCAAAACTTGATGGAACAAATTTAG
- the accB gene encoding acetyl-CoA carboxylase biotin carboxyl carrier protein, whose product MELAEWFSRSNLTEFHWSEEKFSVSFGKEGEPVKPFSNPTREEIAPKVEKPQEVKQLFEDDAKEESEGTVVKSPIVGTFYASPSPTEPPFVTVGQKVKKGQTLCIVEAMKLLNEIVAPEDGVIKEIFVQNETFVGYDDKLMEIEV is encoded by the coding sequence TTGGAACTGGCAGAATGGTTTTCACGCTCTAATTTGACCGAGTTTCATTGGAGTGAGGAAAAGTTTTCCGTTTCTTTCGGGAAAGAAGGGGAACCGGTAAAACCATTCTCTAATCCTACAAGAGAAGAAATTGCACCGAAGGTAGAAAAACCACAGGAAGTAAAACAGCTTTTTGAGGATGATGCGAAGGAAGAATCAGAAGGAACTGTTGTAAAATCACCAATAGTCGGAACTTTTTATGCGAGTCCTTCTCCGACGGAACCGCCTTTTGTGACGGTGGGTCAAAAAGTGAAGAAAGGTCAAACGCTTTGTATCGTTGAAGCAATGAAACTGTTGAATGAGATTGTTGCTCCGGAAGATGGAGTGATAAAGGAAATTTTTGTGCAGAACGAAACATTCGTGGGATATGATGATAAGCTGATGGAAATTGAGGTGTAA
- the acpP gene encoding acyl carrier protein has product MTFEKVKETILESLNCKEEKVVPEARLMEDLEMDSLDGADLAMALEDVFSISIPDEEFETMKTVQDIVDYIDSHK; this is encoded by the coding sequence ATGACATTTGAAAAAGTAAAAGAAACAATTTTGGAAAGTTTGAACTGTAAAGAAGAAAAAGTAGTACCGGAAGCAAGATTGATGGAAGATTTGGAAATGGATTCTTTGGATGGTGCCGATTTGGCAATGGCATTGGAAGATGTATTCTCAATCTCCATTCCGGATGAAGAATTTGAGACGATGAAAACGGTACAAGACATTGTAGATTATATTGACAGCCACAAGTAG